A stretch of Dromaius novaehollandiae isolate bDroNov1 chromosome 8, bDroNov1.hap1, whole genome shotgun sequence DNA encodes these proteins:
- the C8H1orf53 gene encoding LOW QUALITY PROTEIN: uncharacterized protein C1orf53 homolog (The sequence of the model RefSeq protein was modified relative to this genomic sequence to represent the inferred CDS: deleted 1 base in 1 codon) encodes MVVTAKENLTGPAPAPAPAPPPCRGGAARRPPRLPQGRAAAAATGPAAATGAARSRAAPPPRSRPPLAGRPERAAPAQDAPPAPAVAAPRPATAGAGPGCPPAAAAAPLTPLEWRIAELHREAVAAGQQSYVDPVTGYLVFTKVAHLQRGKCCGSACRHCPYEQVNVKDPSKKKHFNSLFYV; translated from the exons gcccggccccggccccggccccggcgccgccgccatgtcgcgggggggcagcgcggcgcccgccc cgcctccCACAAGGCCGCGCGGCCGCGGCAGCcacggggccggcggcagccacGGGCGCCGCGCGCagcagggccgcgccgccgccgcgctcgcgcCCGCCCCTCGCCGGGCGCCCCgagcgggcggcgccggcgcaggacgcgccccccgccccggccgtcgccgcgccgcggcccgcaaCCGCGGGggccggccccggctgcccccccgcggccgccgccgcgccgctgacGCCGCTGGAATGGCGCATCGCGGAGCTGCACCGGGAGGCCGTCGCG gCTGGCCAGCAGAGCTATGTGGATCCAGTTACGGGTTATTTAGTGTTCACCAAAGTTGCCCACTTGCAGCGAGGTAAATGCTGTGGCAGTGCGTGCAGACAT tgtCCATATGAGCAAGTTAATGTGAAAGACCCGTCCAAAAAGAAGCACTTCAATTCTCTTTTTTATGTTTGA